A window of Bacteroidales bacterium contains these coding sequences:
- a CDS encoding sigma-70 family RNA polymerase sigma factor: MNPEEFKIQVLPLKHRLFRLSLRLLGRVEEAEDSVQDALIKLWTRRDDLKNYSSIEAFAMAITKNLCLDRIRSKAFQTERLTDRQVLTVKHNPEELLERADFTGFVRKIIENLPEQQKAIMHMRDIEGLEYEQIAEVMELNINAVRVNLSRARKKVRDTILKIQGYELARN; the protein is encoded by the coding sequence ATGAACCCTGAAGAGTTTAAAATACAGGTCCTTCCGCTGAAGCACAGACTGTTCCGTCTGTCACTGCGGTTGCTGGGCAGGGTTGAAGAAGCGGAAGATTCAGTGCAGGATGCCTTGATTAAACTCTGGACCAGGCGGGATGATTTGAAAAATTATTCTAGTATAGAAGCCTTTGCGATGGCAATAACGAAAAATCTCTGCCTTGACAGGATCAGGTCAAAAGCTTTCCAGACAGAACGACTGACTGACCGGCAGGTTTTAACCGTAAAGCATAACCCTGAAGAATTGTTGGAAAGGGCTGATTTTACAGGGTTTGTCCGGAAAATCATTGAAAATCTCCCGGAACAGCAAAAGGCGATCATGCATATGCGGGATATTGAAGGCCTGGAATATGAACAGATTGCCGAAGTCATGGAGTTGAATATTAATGCGGTAAGGGTGAATTTGTCGAGAGCACGCAAAAAAGTCAGGGATACGATCTTAAAAATACAAGGATATGAACTTGCACGAAATTGA
- a CDS encoding peptide MFS transporter has protein sequence MFKNHPKGLFVAFFSNMGERFGFYTMMAILVLFLQAKYGLTESQAGSYYSWFYFSIYALALLGGLLADWTKKYKLVILAGIIVMFAGYLIMGIPGNTLTVTLVGLFTIAFGNGLFKGNLQAVVGQMYDNPKYSKVRDNAFMIFYMGINIGAFFAPFVATGIRNWFLKTQGFLHDGSLPAMCHAFMRGELVNTGDFQTLANKVSLSGLPVTDLGTFAQNYIDAFSRGYNYAFSIAAGAMVISMLVYLIFNKHLPSKDKIAKADANAKSVVKMPWAEEKKRLIALGLVFIVVIFFWMSFHQNGLTLTFFARDYTVKDVGPFTNIFFNLESILAFIGAVAGLFLVILNKKATTKLIGAGMLLVGGGLTYYFISGYNTLNPIAPEVFQSFNPLFIVALTFPIMGLFAWLNRKNMEPSTPKKIGIGMIIAAVGFLLILIASLGLVSPHELQYVGEAGKLEYHSVPDSSRVMPYWLINGYLIMTIAELFLSPMGLSFVSKVAPPRFQGLMQGGWLLATALGNKLLFVGSYFWGKLDLWQLWAIFIVCCLLSAAFIFSIMKRLENATK, from the coding sequence ATGTTTAAAAATCATCCAAAAGGACTTTTCGTAGCCTTTTTCTCCAATATGGGGGAACGTTTTGGCTTCTACACCATGATGGCCATACTGGTATTGTTTCTGCAAGCTAAATACGGTTTAACTGAAAGCCAGGCCGGAAGTTATTACAGCTGGTTTTATTTCAGCATTTATGCGTTAGCTCTCCTTGGCGGTTTATTGGCCGACTGGACAAAGAAGTACAAACTCGTGATCCTGGCCGGTATTATAGTCATGTTTGCAGGGTACCTCATTATGGGAATTCCGGGAAACACCCTCACCGTCACGCTGGTTGGCCTTTTTACCATTGCATTCGGAAATGGCCTTTTTAAAGGAAACCTTCAGGCAGTTGTGGGTCAGATGTATGATAACCCGAAGTATTCAAAAGTCCGGGATAATGCATTCATGATTTTTTACATGGGTATTAATATCGGTGCATTTTTTGCGCCTTTCGTCGCTACCGGTATCCGTAACTGGTTCCTGAAAACACAAGGATTTCTTCATGACGGAAGCCTTCCGGCGATGTGCCATGCTTTTATGCGGGGTGAACTCGTCAACACCGGAGATTTCCAGACTCTTGCCAACAAGGTTTCGTTATCCGGCCTTCCTGTAACTGACCTGGGGACGTTTGCTCAAAACTACATTGATGCTTTCTCCAGGGGGTATAATTATGCTTTTTCGATTGCGGCAGGGGCAATGGTCATCTCAATGCTTGTTTATCTCATTTTCAATAAACACCTGCCATCCAAAGATAAGATCGCAAAAGCCGATGCAAATGCAAAGTCTGTTGTTAAGATGCCCTGGGCAGAAGAAAAGAAAAGACTCATTGCACTCGGACTGGTCTTCATCGTTGTTATTTTCTTTTGGATGTCTTTCCATCAGAACGGTCTGACCCTTACTTTCTTCGCCCGGGATTATACGGTAAAAGATGTAGGGCCCTTCACCAATATTTTCTTTAACCTTGAGTCGATACTCGCTTTCATTGGTGCGGTTGCCGGCCTCTTCCTCGTGATCCTTAATAAAAAAGCCACTACCAAGTTAATCGGTGCTGGTATGCTTTTGGTCGGTGGTGGCCTGACTTATTATTTTATATCGGGTTATAACACACTGAACCCTATAGCTCCCGAAGTATTCCAATCTTTTAATCCTTTGTTCATTGTAGCGCTCACCTTTCCTATAATGGGACTTTTCGCCTGGCTGAACAGGAAAAATATGGAACCATCAACCCCGAAGAAAATCGGGATCGGGATGATCATCGCAGCTGTCGGATTTTTGCTTATACTAATTGCATCCCTCGGCCTGGTCTCGCCTCACGAGCTTCAATATGTCGGCGAAGCCGGTAAATTAGAGTACCATTCAGTGCCTGATTCTTCAAGGGTGATGCCATACTGGCTTATTAACGGCTACCTGATCATGACGATCGCCGAACTTTTTTTAAGCCCGATGGGTTTATCTTTTGTCTCAAAGGTTGCTCCACCCAGGTTCCAGGGCCTCATGCAAGGAGGATGGCTGCTGGCGACTGCGCTTGGCAACAAGCTTCTTTTTGTCGGAAGCTACTTCTGGGGCAAACTCGACCTGTGGCAGCTCTGGGCCATATTCATTGTCTGTTGCCTGCTTTCGGCAGCTTTCATCTTTTCCATCATGAAGAGGCTTGAAAACGCTACTAAATAA
- a CDS encoding TIGR01212 family radical SAM protein (This family includes YhcC from E. coli K-12, an uncharacterized radical SAM protein.), with protein sequence MYPWGHQRRFNSYAEYFKKQFGGRVQKLAIDAGFTCPNRDGSKGLGGCTYCDNDAFNPSYCHPEKSILTQIEEGIEFHARRYRRASLFLAYFQPYSNTYAPLEKLKEIYSQALSFPEIIGLVIGTRPDCIDGEKLEYFRNLSESQYIMLEYGIESCYNRTLKRINRGHTFEDSIAALGMTSQYGIKTGVHLIFGLPGETRDEMMKEAEILSALNINNIKFHQLQIIKGTRMAEEFKMMPEGFIRFSLDDYIEFIIDFVEKLNPAFVIERFAGEVPPRFLAGPGWGLIRNDQILVKIEKRMEERGTWQGKRFKI encoded by the coding sequence ATGTACCCCTGGGGACATCAACGCCGCTTTAACTCCTATGCCGAATATTTCAAAAAGCAATTCGGCGGAAGAGTACAAAAATTAGCTATTGACGCCGGGTTTACCTGTCCTAACCGTGATGGGTCCAAGGGCTTGGGAGGATGCACCTATTGCGATAACGATGCTTTCAATCCCTCCTATTGCCATCCTGAAAAATCAATCCTCACGCAAATTGAAGAAGGAATTGAATTCCATGCAAGGAGATACCGACGGGCTTCCCTTTTCCTTGCTTATTTCCAGCCTTATTCCAATACCTATGCCCCGCTGGAAAAACTGAAAGAGATTTACTCACAGGCACTGTCTTTCCCGGAGATAATCGGCTTGGTTATCGGTACCCGGCCTGATTGTATTGACGGGGAGAAACTTGAATATTTCCGGAACCTTTCTGAGTCTCAATATATCATGCTGGAATACGGCATTGAATCGTGCTATAACCGAACCCTGAAAAGGATTAACAGGGGCCATACCTTTGAGGATTCCATCGCTGCACTCGGGATGACATCTCAATATGGTATAAAAACCGGTGTTCACCTGATCTTCGGGCTTCCGGGGGAAACAAGGGATGAAATGATGAAAGAAGCTGAGATATTATCGGCTTTGAATATCAATAACATTAAATTTCACCAGTTACAAATTATTAAAGGTACCAGGATGGCTGAAGAGTTTAAAATGATGCCTGAAGGTTTTATCCGGTTTTCCCTGGATGATTACATTGAATTCATTATTGATTTTGTTGAAAAGCTAAATCCGGCTTTCGTAATAGAAAGATTTGCAGGTGAAGTCCCGCCCCGTTTCCTGGCAGGACCTGGCTGGGGTTTGATCCGCAATGATCAGATCCTGGTTAAGATCGAAAAAAGGATGGAAGAAAGAGGAACTTGGCAAGGTAAGAGGTTTAAGATTTAA
- a CDS encoding choice-of-anchor J domain-containing protein, producing MRKLLLFVAAMLISWAAFPQAIAYFDNFESYTAGQYLAVQSDYWTTWSNLPGSSEDGYVSTEEALSGVNSVKVAGTTDLLKVIGDKVSGKWKVEVNMYVPTGFGGYYNLQKFSSPGVEWGVQAYFGEDGNGTIDAGAEGAGVFTFSHDTWINIVNIVDLDNDWAEVWIDGVQIVAWPWSLGTFGDPGAIQLGGMNMYAGAPSGDVSTYYFDDVKVEQLISSFYYDDFESYDVNSFIAVENPTWWTTWSNLPGSGEDGQIVETYASSPTKSVVLDEVPGASDLILKLGDKTSGAYEVNFDFYVETGKCGYFNIQHFESPGIEWAYEVYLRTNGTGKLYAGSTTAITFTYPKDTWFQVVNRINIDGDMAYLYVDGVLVHSWPFHYQGTSTSGTNQLGGVDFYAGAESGSGETPRAYFDNLEFKPIPAELYADDFESYNIGEFMAVVNPIWWTTWSNLPGSGEDGEIVDDYANSPTKSVVLDEVPGASDLILKLGDRISGSYALNWMAYVETGYAGYFNIQHFQSPGIEWAYEVYFDEDGTGRLFAGSTTPFTFDYPKDTWFSVENNINIDEDWVTLTIDGVIIYSWPFHFLSDGTAGTNQLGGVDFYAGAATGETPKSYFDDIEFLQISGELDPVIAVDPTSIAATAPAGGVDETTLNITNEGAADLEYQVSVIYEVAVQRTDVISLEGQSSPVRTLGYSEVSVDPDARPASYNPPPTDDFVLHYDGDNSNAIGWGSAPISPIVAAMFPTNLTLPHAGMKISTVDVYINDPGTNFVLKIYDMGTSYQPGTLLVSQPFAGQSLSWNTINLATPVNITGADIWVGYQFTQPDTGIYIPGVDAGPNDPNGDFISTGVGWSHLSNNPALPYNWNIRANLTGTPIEQWLSVAPASGLITPGNTDPLTVTCDASGLDVGTYTATLRVLSNDPENSQIDVPVTFEVTEGGTPVSVILDFEEQADWDMTFNLWSVVDVDGSSTFPIPDVTFPHSQEPMAFIAFNPATTTPPMTGDPEIQPHGGVRFGACMDAADPTFLNDDWMISPQITLGINSSITLWVKSYTGEYGLERYNVLVSTTDMDPASFTAISGSTPMEAPTVWTEVTFDLAAYDGQTVYVAIQCVSEDALAFMIDDVSIDFLVGMPEQSQDVEIAIYPNPVTDQLNITSGVEMTQVDIFNQLGQKVYSQVVKDTNFNMNTTGFNAGVYFVRITTDEGIATKKIMVK from the coding sequence ATGAGAAAACTATTACTCTTTGTAGCAGCAATGCTAATCTCGTGGGCTGCATTCCCTCAGGCTATCGCGTACTTTGACAATTTCGAGTCATATACGGCAGGACAATACCTGGCAGTGCAGTCCGATTATTGGACAACCTGGAGTAACCTCCCGGGCTCTTCTGAAGATGGATATGTCAGCACTGAAGAGGCCCTGAGCGGTGTAAATTCAGTGAAAGTGGCAGGTACTACAGACCTGTTAAAAGTAATTGGCGACAAGGTTTCCGGAAAATGGAAGGTCGAAGTGAACATGTATGTCCCGACCGGTTTTGGCGGGTATTATAACCTGCAGAAATTCTCCTCTCCGGGAGTGGAATGGGGCGTTCAGGCTTATTTCGGCGAGGATGGCAACGGTACGATCGATGCCGGTGCAGAAGGCGCGGGTGTTTTTACATTTTCCCATGATACCTGGATCAATATCGTTAATATTGTCGACCTTGACAATGACTGGGCAGAAGTTTGGATCGACGGTGTCCAGATCGTTGCCTGGCCATGGAGCCTCGGTACGTTCGGGGATCCCGGCGCCATACAGCTTGGTGGTATGAATATGTATGCCGGTGCACCCTCAGGTGACGTTTCAACCTATTATTTTGATGATGTAAAGGTGGAACAACTGATCTCTTCCTTCTATTATGATGATTTCGAATCGTATGATGTTAACAGTTTCATTGCAGTTGAAAACCCGACCTGGTGGACAACCTGGTCAAACCTGCCCGGATCAGGCGAGGATGGACAGATCGTCGAAACCTATGCCAGCAGCCCGACAAAATCAGTTGTCCTTGATGAAGTTCCCGGTGCATCCGATCTTATCCTCAAGTTGGGAGATAAGACCTCAGGGGCTTATGAAGTGAATTTCGATTTCTATGTTGAGACAGGAAAATGCGGATATTTTAACATCCAGCATTTCGAATCACCTGGTATTGAATGGGCCTATGAAGTTTATTTAAGAACAAACGGTACCGGAAAACTTTATGCCGGCAGCACGACCGCTATCACCTTTACTTATCCCAAAGATACCTGGTTCCAGGTTGTTAACCGCATTAATATCGATGGCGATATGGCTTATTTATATGTGGATGGTGTGCTGGTGCATTCCTGGCCATTCCACTATCAGGGAACCAGTACGAGTGGAACCAACCAGCTTGGCGGGGTAGACTTTTATGCCGGGGCTGAAAGCGGAAGCGGAGAAACGCCAAGGGCTTATTTTGATAACCTGGAGTTCAAACCCATTCCGGCCGAATTATATGCTGATGATTTTGAATCCTATAATATTGGAGAATTCATGGCTGTGGTTAATCCAATATGGTGGACTACCTGGTCAAATCTGCCTGGTTCAGGCGAAGATGGCGAGATTGTGGATGATTATGCCAACAGCCCGACAAAATCAGTTGTCCTTGATGAAGTTCCGGGAGCCTCTGACCTCATCCTCAAACTGGGCGACCGGATCTCCGGTTCTTACGCATTGAACTGGATGGCATATGTGGAAACCGGATATGCCGGATATTTTAACATACAGCATTTCCAGTCCCCCGGAATTGAATGGGCCTATGAAGTTTACTTCGATGAAGATGGCACCGGCAGGTTGTTTGCCGGCAGTACAACTCCATTCACTTTTGATTATCCTAAAGACACCTGGTTCTCAGTGGAAAACAATATCAACATCGATGAAGACTGGGTAACACTGACCATCGACGGGGTGATCATTTATTCCTGGCCATTCCATTTCCTATCTGACGGTACAGCCGGGACTAATCAACTGGGTGGAGTTGACTTTTATGCTGGAGCCGCCACAGGCGAAACTCCCAAGTCATATTTCGATGACATAGAGTTCCTGCAGATTTCCGGAGAACTGGATCCGGTCATTGCAGTTGATCCTACAAGCATTGCAGCCACTGCACCAGCGGGCGGTGTTGACGAAACAACGCTTAACATCACTAATGAAGGGGCGGCAGATCTGGAATACCAGGTCAGTGTGATCTATGAAGTCGCAGTACAACGGACTGATGTCATCAGTCTTGAAGGTCAGTCCAGCCCGGTCAGGACACTGGGCTACAGCGAGGTCAGTGTCGATCCGGATGCCCGCCCTGCGTCATATAACCCCCCACCGACAGATGATTTCGTACTGCATTATGATGGTGATAATTCCAATGCAATTGGATGGGGTTCAGCGCCCATCTCCCCCATTGTTGCAGCCATGTTCCCCACTAACCTTACTTTGCCCCATGCAGGGATGAAGATCAGTACGGTTGATGTTTACATTAACGATCCGGGTACCAATTTCGTTCTTAAAATTTATGATATGGGTACGAGTTATCAGCCCGGGACCTTGCTGGTTTCGCAACCATTTGCAGGACAGAGCCTCAGCTGGAATACCATTAACTTAGCCACCCCGGTCAATATCACCGGTGCTGATATCTGGGTAGGTTATCAGTTCACGCAACCCGATACTGGAATTTATATTCCAGGCGTCGATGCTGGTCCTAACGATCCTAACGGCGATTTCATTTCCACCGGTGTAGGCTGGTCGCATCTTTCCAACAATCCTGCTCTGCCATATAACTGGAATATCCGTGCTAACCTGACCGGAACCCCGATTGAGCAATGGCTCTCCGTTGCTCCTGCCTCCGGCCTGATCACCCCGGGCAACACGGATCCGCTTACGGTTACCTGTGATGCTTCCGGCCTGGATGTCGGTACCTACACGGCTACTTTGCGTGTTTTAAGCAATGACCCGGAAAATTCGCAAATTGACGTCCCGGTGACATTCGAAGTAACTGAAGGAGGTACGCCGGTGTCAGTTATCCTTGACTTTGAGGAACAGGCTGACTGGGATATGACCTTCAATCTCTGGTCAGTTGTGGATGTTGACGGTTCCAGCACTTTCCCTATCCCGGACGTTACCTTCCCGCACAGCCAGGAGCCTATGGCATTTATTGCTTTCAATCCGGCCACTACCACTCCTCCCATGACCGGTGACCCGGAAATCCAGCCCCATGGCGGTGTAAGATTCGGCGCTTGTATGGATGCTGCAGATCCTACCTTTCTGAATGATGACTGGATGATTTCCCCGCAGATTACCCTGGGAATTAATTCTTCTATCACTTTGTGGGTAAAATCCTATACGGGTGAATATGGCCTGGAGAGATACAATGTGCTCGTTTCCACTACCGATATGGACCCGGCAAGCTTTACTGCAATCTCCGGTTCTACCCCGATGGAAGCACCGACCGTATGGACCGAAGTTACTTTTGACTTAGCAGCTTATGATGGCCAGACAGTTTATGTCGCCATCCAGTGTGTTTCAGAAGATGCTCTCGCATTCATGATTGATGACGTCTCGATCGACTTCCTCGTTGGTATGCCGGAACAGTCGCAGGATGTTGAAATAGCTATCTACCCGAACCCGGTCACAGATCAACTGAATATCACATCAGGTGTTGAAATGACCCAGGTGGATATCTTCAACCAGCTCGGCCAGAAAGTTTACAGCCAGGTTGTGAAAGATACCAACTTCAATATGAATACTACCGGATTCAATGCAGGTGTCTATTTTGTCAGGATCACTACTGATGAAGGGATTGCAACGAAAAAGATCATGGTTAAATAA
- a CDS encoding DNA-binding protein, translating to MAGKKTFVLRLNQDTYAAIEKWAADEFRSVNGHLEWIIDQALSTSGRKKKSV from the coding sequence ATGGCTGGTAAAAAGACATTTGTGCTCAGGCTGAACCAGGATACATATGCAGCTATAGAAAAATGGGCTGCTGATGAGTTCCGTAGCGTTAACGGCCATTTAGAGTGGATCATCGACCAGGCGCTTTCAACATCGGGCAGAAAGAAAAAATCCGTCTGA
- a CDS encoding SPFH domain-containing protein: MNIKMEKENNFSPKSGYLFLAIIFILLGAIFALAFSLDKDWIFAFIAIPVFLMPGFMVVNPNESMVLVLFGDYTGTIKVNGFFWANPFFVKKKISLRARNLDSEPIKVNDKVGNPIMIGIVMVWKVENTFKAAFEVDDYSHFVEIQSESAIRKLAGHYPYDNFDDAQAEISLRSGGEEVNHVLENELRERLSIAGIHIIEARISYLAYSAEIAGAMLRRQQATAIVAARFKIVEGAVSMVEMALEQLSKKNIIDFDEDKKAAMVSNLMVVLCSDKDAAPVINAGTLHQ, from the coding sequence ATGAATATTAAAATGGAAAAAGAGAACAATTTTTCACCAAAAAGTGGCTATCTATTCCTGGCCATCATTTTTATTCTTCTCGGTGCAATATTTGCACTGGCTTTTTCGCTGGATAAGGACTGGATTTTCGCGTTCATTGCTATTCCTGTCTTTCTGATGCCTGGATTCATGGTGGTCAATCCCAATGAATCTATGGTCCTGGTGTTGTTCGGTGATTATACCGGCACAATCAAAGTGAATGGGTTCTTCTGGGCCAATCCTTTCTTTGTTAAAAAGAAGATTTCGCTCAGGGCCAGGAACCTCGACAGCGAACCGATCAAAGTGAATGATAAGGTTGGAAATCCTATCATGATCGGGATTGTAATGGTCTGGAAGGTCGAAAATACTTTTAAGGCTGCTTTCGAGGTCGATGATTATAGTCATTTTGTTGAAATCCAGAGCGAATCCGCTATAAGAAAATTAGCAGGGCATTATCCTTATGATAACTTCGATGATGCCCAGGCCGAGATCAGCCTGCGTTCCGGGGGAGAAGAAGTTAATCATGTTCTCGAGAACGAGCTCAGGGAACGTCTGTCAATTGCAGGAATTCACATCATCGAGGCAAGGATAAGTTACCTGGCTTACTCCGCCGAAATTGCCGGCGCCATGTTGCGCAGACAGCAGGCAACAGCCATTGTGGCCGCACGTTTTAAAATTGTCGAAGGCGCTGTCAGTATGGTTGAGATGGCATTAGAGCAGCTCTCAAAAAAGAATATTATCGATTTTGATGAGGATAAAAAAGCTGCCATGGTCAGTAACCTGATGGTCGTGCTTTGTTCAGACAAGGATGCCGCACCCGTAATTAATGCCGGAACTTTACATCAATAG
- a CDS encoding YjjG family noncanonical pyrimidine nucleotidase gives MTRIERILMDYLTFVGMKSPSKYKHIFIDLDKTIWDFESNSRITFREIFEKYQLRSHGISHLHNFTEVYTRINDLLWGLYRENKIKKEVLNIRRFELTLQEFGIDDLILATRIAEDYVTLSPLKTILFPHSREALNYLKIDYSLHIITNGFEEIQQKKLDVCDLRKYFTTITTSEEAGVKKPETGIFELALEKAGAKASESLMIGDDLLVDMAGARLIGMDTLYFNPQRHVHEHRLDHEVHSWHEVMKIL, from the coding sequence ATGACGCGAATTGAGCGAATTTTAATGGATTATCTTACTTTTGTCGGAATGAAATCACCATCAAAATACAAACATATTTTCATTGATCTTGATAAGACCATTTGGGATTTCGAAAGTAATTCACGCATAACGTTCCGGGAAATTTTCGAAAAATACCAACTGAGATCGCATGGAATCAGTCATTTACATAATTTTACAGAAGTTTATACGCGTATCAATGATTTGTTGTGGGGTTTATACCGGGAGAATAAAATAAAAAAAGAAGTACTAAATATCCGGCGTTTTGAATTAACCCTGCAGGAATTTGGTATCGACGACCTGATCCTGGCAACCCGGATTGCTGAAGATTACGTTACCCTTAGCCCATTAAAGACTATTCTTTTTCCGCATTCCCGTGAAGCGTTGAATTATTTGAAAATTGATTACTCACTTCATATCATCACTAACGGTTTTGAAGAAATCCAGCAGAAAAAGCTGGATGTCTGTGACCTCAGGAAGTATTTTACAACAATTACCACATCTGAAGAAGCCGGTGTAAAAAAGCCTGAAACAGGTATATTCGAACTGGCTTTGGAAAAAGCAGGAGCAAAAGCCAGCGAGAGCCTGATGATCGGTGATGATTTGCTGGTTGACATGGCCGGTGCGCGGTTAATCGGGATGGACACTTTGTATTTCAACCCTCAGCGCCATGTGCATGAACACCGCCTTGACCATGAAGTTCATTCATGGCATGAAGTGATGAAAATCCTTTAG
- the pyrH gene encoding UMP kinase: MMKYNRVLLKLSGESLMGQASYGIDPGRLQEYALEISEVYHKGIQLAIVIGGGNIFRGIKGSLQGFDRQTGDYMGMLATVINSLALQTALEHFDVRVKLMSGLDIPKIAEMAYGPAAIDYMEKGYVIIFSGGTGNPYFTTDTASALRAVEIGADAVLKGTRVDGVYTEDPEKNPSAKKYDQLTFREAYEKDLKIMDMTAFTLCEENNIPIVVFNMNQPGNLKKLLEGEKLGTVVSRD; this comes from the coding sequence ATCATGAAATATAACAGAGTCCTGCTTAAACTCAGCGGTGAATCCCTGATGGGACAAGCTTCTTATGGTATTGACCCCGGCAGGTTGCAAGAATACGCCCTGGAAATCTCAGAAGTTTACCACAAAGGTATACAACTTGCGATCGTTATCGGTGGAGGCAATATTTTCCGGGGCATCAAGGGTAGTCTGCAAGGCTTTGACCGGCAGACTGGGGATTATATGGGTATGCTGGCCACGGTAATCAATAGTCTTGCGCTACAGACGGCTTTGGAGCATTTTGATGTCAGGGTTAAGCTCATGTCGGGTCTTGATATTCCGAAAATCGCGGAAATGGCCTATGGACCAGCTGCCATTGACTACATGGAAAAGGGGTATGTGATTATTTTCAGCGGCGGAACCGGCAACCCTTACTTTACTACCGATACAGCTTCTGCCCTGCGGGCGGTTGAAATCGGTGCCGACGCCGTGCTCAAAGGTACCCGTGTTGATGGTGTTTATACCGAAGACCCCGAAAAGAACCCCTCTGCCAAAAAATATGATCAGCTGACTTTCCGCGAAGCCTACGAGAAAGATTTGAAAATAATGGATATGACTGCCTTTACCCTGTGTGAAGAGAATAATATCCCGATCGTGGTTTTCAATATGAATCAACCGGGGAACCTTAAAAAACTTCTTGAAGGAGAAAAATTGGGAACCGTGGTTTCAAGGGATTAA
- the zwf gene encoding glucose-6-phosphate dehydrogenase: MNLPDNQILVIFGASGDLTKRKLIPALYSLEIQNLLPEKFAIVGVSRTETSDDNFRDAMKKGLQKYSGEKDESKAAGFLKKIFYQRVDASDASSYKNLTDKLSELRKTLNINGNTIFYLSTPPSLYGVIPKNLAKNKLNIQNDGWKRVIIEKPFGYDLESAIELNASLQKDWHEEQLYRIDHYLGKETVQNVLVTRFTNGIFEPLWNRNYVHHVEITSVESIGVEKRGGYYEGSGALRDMIQNHLLQVVGLIAMEPPTSMQSDAIRNETVKVFQSLRSFKKSEIIKSAIRGQYLAATIKGEQIKGYRQEVGVDPNSKTETYAAIKFYIDNWRWGGVPFYVRTGKQLPTRVSEAVIHFKPTPHYLFSQKGAFDSCNQLVIRIQPDEGILLKFGMKTPGAGFEVQNVNMDFHYSDLSNLRIPEAYERLLLDSMIGDTTLYARSDAVLATWKFLDPVLKAWKNDKCIPVYGYPAGTWGPEKADDLIEEPGMTWRYPCKNLSDDGIYCEL; encoded by the coding sequence ATGAACTTGCCTGATAATCAAATCCTGGTAATTTTCGGTGCATCGGGAGATTTAACGAAACGTAAACTCATTCCAGCGCTTTATTCTTTGGAAATTCAGAACTTATTACCGGAAAAATTTGCCATCGTGGGCGTAAGCCGGACCGAAACAAGTGATGATAATTTCCGCGATGCTATGAAGAAAGGGCTGCAGAAGTATTCCGGAGAGAAGGATGAAAGCAAAGCCGCAGGTTTTTTAAAAAAGATATTTTATCAGCGTGTTGATGCATCAGATGCTTCTTCTTATAAAAATCTGACAGACAAACTTTCAGAACTTCGAAAGACGTTAAATATCAATGGTAATACCATCTTCTATCTTTCAACACCTCCAAGTCTGTATGGAGTAATTCCAAAGAATCTTGCCAAAAACAAACTGAATATTCAAAATGACGGATGGAAAAGGGTAATCATTGAAAAACCTTTCGGATATGATCTGGAAAGCGCCATTGAACTGAATGCTTCATTACAAAAAGATTGGCATGAAGAGCAGCTTTACAGAATAGATCATTACCTGGGTAAGGAAACTGTACAAAATGTCCTGGTAACAAGGTTCACCAACGGCATATTCGAACCCCTATGGAACAGAAATTATGTCCACCACGTTGAAATAACTTCAGTAGAAAGCATTGGCGTGGAGAAAAGGGGTGGCTATTATGAAGGATCCGGTGCCCTGCGTGATATGATCCAAAATCATTTACTTCAGGTTGTCGGATTAATCGCTATGGAACCACCTACATCTATGCAATCCGATGCTATCAGAAACGAAACGGTAAAAGTTTTTCAATCGCTTCGTTCATTTAAAAAGTCAGAAATTATTAAATCTGCTATACGGGGACAATATCTCGCTGCTACGATTAAAGGAGAACAAATAAAAGGATATCGTCAAGAAGTTGGGGTAGATCCGAATTCCAAAACCGAAACTTACGCGGCGATAAAATTTTATATCGATAACTGGCGATGGGGCGGTGTCCCTTTTTATGTAAGAACCGGCAAGCAGTTACCCACCCGAGTGTCAGAAGCAGTGATCCACTTTAAACCTACGCCGCATTACCTGTTTTCTCAAAAAGGCGCGTTTGATTCATGTAATCAATTAGTAATAAGGATCCAGCCTGACGAAGGCATCCTGTTGAAATTCGGAATGAAGACTCCCGGGGCCGGATTTGAAGTTCAAAATGTGAATATGGACTTTCATTATTCTGATTTGTCCAATCTAAGGATTCCGGAGGCTTATGAAAGATTGCTGCTTGACAGCATGATAGGCGACACGACTTTGTATGCGAGGAGTGATGCAGTCCTGGCAACCTGGAAATTTTTGGATCCTGTTTTAAAAGCCTGGAAAAATGATAAATGCATTCCAGTTTACGGCTATCCGGCAGGGACATGGGGCCCGGAAAAGGCAGATGATTTAATCGAGGAACCTGGTATGACATGGAGATATCCTTGCAAAAACTTATCTGACGACGGAATTTATTGTGAGCTTTAA